One window of Medicago truncatula cultivar Jemalong A17 chromosome 2, MtrunA17r5.0-ANR, whole genome shotgun sequence genomic DNA carries:
- the LOC25488334 gene encoding protein OS-9 homolog, whose translation MRLLFLLFIALSFTYVFAEQIFPVHIGSIFGGSGGGGGGSGSSREPKYKIEFHPEDSPFHPDDDQESLVVPDKNGQKFICYLPKVEKEKSGKPPMQHNVSSMIVETEKRVKQKTPDELLEILKGPCFIRQEGWWSYEFCYQKKFRQLHLEDDKVVQEFILGVYDPEATAAFNQNLSDISTFKDPRSKDASQRYHAHQYTNGTVCDLTNKPRETEVRFVCSEPRAMISSITEISTCKYALTVQVPTLCKHPLFQEERPVWHTIDCNVLPKDYKDGKVKQEDRDMDIVMVTDSEINDSEQ comes from the exons atgaggttattgtttttgttattcATCGCTTTGTCTTTCACCTATGTCTTTGCTGAACAAATCTTCCCTGTTCATATCG GTAGTATATTTGGtggtagtggtggtggtggtggtggtagtgGAAGCTCTCGTGAACCGAAATACAAGATTGAATTTCATCCAGAAGATTCCCCATTTCACCCT GATGATGACCAGGAATCTTTAGTTGTACCGGATAAAAATGGACAGAAATTCATATGTTACTTGCCTAAGGtggaaaaggaaaaaagtggAAAGCCTCCTATGCAGCACAATGTTAGCAGCATGATTGTTGAAACTGAGAAAAGGGTTAAACAGAAGACACCAGACGAACTATTAGAAATATTGAAGGGTCCATGCTTTATCAGA CAAGAAGGTTGGTGGTCTTATGAGTTTTGCTATCAAAAGAAATTTCGACAACTACATTTGGAGGATGACAAG GTAGTCCAGGAATTTATCTTGGGCGTATACGATCCGGAGGCAACAGCTGCATTTAACCAAAATCTTTCTGACATTTCTACATTTAAGGATCCCCGATCAAAGGATGCTTCACAAAG GTATCATGCTCACCAATATACCAATGGAACCGTATGTGATCTTACGAATAAGCCAAGAGAGACTGAG GTGAGGTTTGTATGCTCAGAACCCAGAGCAATGATCAGTTCAATTACAGAGATTTCAACTTGTAAGTATGCACTTACAGTTCAAGTCCCTACACTATGCAAGCACCC aTTGTTTCAAGAGGAGAGACCAGTATGGCACACCATCGACTGTAATGTGCTTCCAAAGGATTACAAGGATGGTAAAGTGAAACAAGAAGACAGAGATATGGATATTGTTATGGTCACAGATTCAGAAATTAATGATTCAGAACAATAA